ACGGTGCAAGGCTTCAACCAGTTCGTCTGGCCATTGCGGCAATATGCGTGGCCGCTGCCGAAAAGCGAAACCGCTTTCGGGGGCACAGTGCATGACTGGTACGCCGACATGGCCTGGATGATCAGCCGGCTGGACCCGGATAATCCCGGTTCGCTGCGGCTGGCGATCAAGGGCGGGCACAATGACGAGATGCACAACCAGAACGATGTTGGCTCGTTCATGGTGGTGCACAATGGCCGCGTCGTGCTGACCGATCCGGGGCGCGGGCGCTATTCCAAGGCCTATTTCGGCCCCGAGCGGTACGAGAACATCATGGCCTCCTCGCGCGGGCATTCGGTGCCGGTGGTCAATGGCCATGCGCAGGCCGAAGGCGCCGCGCATGCCGCGCGCGTGCTCGACCATGGTCATGGCGCCGAGCAGGATCGGCTGCGGCTCGAGATGGCAGCGGCCTATCCGGCAGCAGCAGGGCTCAAGACGCTGGAGCGCGATGTGGTGTTTGACCGCGCCGTGCCCGGTGGGCGGATCGAACTCACGGACAGTTTCAGTTTTGCCGATGGTGGCGGGCAGTTCGTGTCCGCGCTGATCACCCCGCTGGCCGTGCAGGTCGGCAGCGCCACGGTGCGCATTGGCGATGACAATGGCGGGGTGGTGGTGGGGTTCGACCCGGCCATTGTGCAGGTCGATACCGAACGCCACCCCGGCGTCGAAAAACAATATGCCCCCTCGGTCGATCTGACCCGTGTGCTGTTTACAGCGGCGGGACAGGCAGCGACCGGCAAGGTGGTGATGGAGATCTCACCGTTCTGAACGAGCGGGAGCGCCGGTCAACGACCGGCAAGAAGAGGGCGTGGATGCCCAAACCATCCACGCAGTTACGGATGACGACACTGTGTCGGCATGCGCCTGACGAGAACCCGGGTGAGGGAAAGCCCGGAAAGGGAGGACTATGATGAGACATGATGCAAATTTCGGTCGCATGCGAGGCCGCAGCGGTCTGCGTCTGGCCGGTGCGGTGGCGCTGAGCGCACTGCTTGCGGCTGCCGGACCGGCGCTGGCGCAACAGGCGCCCGAGCTTGATGCGCTGGTGGCCAGCGGTGACCTGCCGCCGCTTGAAGAGCGCCTGCCTGCCAATCCGCTGGTGCTCAATGCCGACAGCATCGGCACCTATGGCGGCACCTGGCATATGGGCATGCGCGGCGGCGGCGATAACGGGCTGATCGTCAAGACCGTGGCCTATGAAGGTCTGGTGCGGTTTGACCAGGAATGGAAGACCGTGGTGCCCAACCTGGCCGAGAGCTGGGAAGCCAATGAAGACGCCACCGAATACACCTTCCATCTGCGTCAGGGCGTGAAGTGGTCGGACGGCACCCCGTTCACCAGTGCCGATATCGAATTTGCCGTCGAGATCTATAATGACCCCGATTATCCGGCCGGCAGCTGGATCGACAACGTCAACAATCCCGTGCATCTCGAGGTGATTGACGATTACACGTTCAAGTTCCGGTTCGATCAGCCCAATGGCATGCTGATGGACGAAATGGCCAGCGTGAACGGCATTCACATCACCTCGCTGCAGAAGGCCTATTGCAGCCAGTTCCACCCCAAATATAACGAGAATGCCGCTGCCGAAGCCGAAGCCAAGGGCTTTTCGAGCTGGGCGCTGTATCTGCAGGACCGTTGCGCCTGGGGCTGGGAAACCATCCGTTTCTCCAATCCTGATCTGCCAACGCTGTATGCCTGGGTGATCGATCAGCCCCTGTCGGCCAATGCGAGCCACGTTACCTGGGATCGCAACCCCTATTACTGGAAGGTCGACGCCGAGGGTAACCAGCTGCCCTATATGGATCATCTGGACATGCGGGTCAGCGAATCCATCGAAGAGCTGACACTGCTGGCGCTCAATGGCGAGATCGATTTCCAGGAACGCCACATCGCCACCAATACCAACAAGCCACTGTTCTATGACGGGCAGGAAGCGGGCGATTATCACCTGGGCGAGATCATCCCATCGGCGTCCAATACGCTGGTGCTGCAGCTCAACTTCAACCATGACGATCCGGTCAAGCGGGCGCTGTATCAGGACAAGAACTTCCGCATCGGCATCTCCGAAGCCATTGACCGCGAAGAGATCGTCGATGTGGTGTTCACCGGTCAGGGTGAACCCTTCCAGGTGGCACCGCGTCCGGAATCGCCGTTCTATGACGAAGAGCTGGCCAAGCAGTACACCGAGTTCAATCCCGAAAGCGCGATCGAGCATCTTGAAGCGGCCGGCCTGACCGAAACCAATGGTGACGGCGTCCGCCTGATGAGCGATGGCCGTCCGGCCAAGATCACGGTCGATGTGATCTCCTCGCTGCGGCCGGAATGGATCGATATTCTCGAAATCATGCAGCTACAGCTCAGCTCGGTCGGCATTGAAATCGAGCTCAACAATATCGACCGTACGCTGTTCTACGACAAGCGCCCGGGCAATGAGTTCGATGCGCAGGTCTGGGCCGGCGACGGTGGTCTCGAAGTGGTGCAGGAGCCCCGCTACTACTTCCCGGCCAATGATGAGTCGGTCTGGGCCTGGCGCTGGGCACAGTGGTTCAACGGCACGCGTCCTGAAATCGCCGAAGAGCCCGCTGACTGGGCCAAGGAACAGATGGAGCTCTACAAGCAGATCCGTTCCTCGAGCGATCCCGATCAGCGTGCTGACCTGATGAAGCAGATCCTGGCGATCACCAAGGAACAGTTCCCGGTGATCGGCGTCAGCCTGATGCCGAACGGCTATTCGATCATCAAGAACAATCTGGGCAATGCGCCTGAGACGATGTTCAACGCCTGGCTGTTCCCGACGCCATCGCCGATGGATCCAGCCACCTGGTACTTCAAGTAAGCGGGGGACGTCCTCCCCTCCCGCCCGATCCCCTCGCGGCCGCAACGGCCGCGGGGGGACCCTGAAACCGACTAGAGTATCCGACAATGGTCCAGTTCGTGATCCGGCGTTTCATCGCCATGGTGCTGACGATGTTTGCCATCTCGTTTGTGGCCTTCGCTATCATCCAGCTGCCACCCGGCGATTATCTGACCGCCTATATTGCCCAGCTTTCGGCGACCGGCGAGCAGGTCGACCCCAAGGTGATCGAGAACCTGCGCCAGCAATACGGCCTGGGCGAGCCATATCTGGTGCAGTACTGGAAATGGGTGAGCGGCATCATGGTGGGTAATTTCGGCCAGAGCTTTGAGTGGAAGCGGCCGGTGTCCGAACTGATCTGGGGCCGGCTGGGCAATTCGATCCTGCTCGAAGGCATTGCGGTGATCGCCATGTGGCTGATCGCGCTGCCAATCGGGGTCTACGCCGCGGTTCGCAAATACTCGCTGGGCGATTATCTGGCGACCGTGCTGGGCTTTATCGGCCTGGCTGTGCCGAACTTTTTTTTCGCGCTGATCCTAATGTATCTCAGCTTTACCTGGTTCGGCGAAACCATTGGCGGGCTGTATTCGCCCGAATTCGAGAACGCGCGCTGGAGCCTGGCCAAGCTGTGGGACTTCCTGTCCAATGCCTGGATCCCGGTGCTGGTGCTGGCCACGGCCGGTACGGCCGAACTGATCCGCATTCTGCGCGCCAACCTGCTTGATGAGCTCAAAAAGCCCTATGTGACCACGGCCCGGGCCAAGGGCCTGCCGGAGTGGCGCGTCATTCTGAAATATCCCGTTCGTCTGGCGCTCAACCCGCTGGTCTCCACCATTGGCTGGCTGTTGCCGGCGCTGGTGTCGGGCTCGGTGATCGTGTCGGTGGTGATGAATTTGCCGACGGCCGGACCGATGCTGCTGCGCTCGCTGACGACGCAGGACATGTATCTGGCAGGGGCCATCATCCTGCTGCTGAGTGTGCTGACGGTGGTCGGTACGTTGATTTCGGACATCCTGCTGGCCTGGATCGATCCGCGCATCCGGTATGGCGGCAAGTAAATGACCATGAACATTCACGCAGATGACGGGACGCTGAGCATGGCGGAAGTGACGCCCAAAAAGGCGGTACGGGAAAGCCAGACGGCGCTGATGTGGCGCCGCTTCAAACGGCACAAGCTGGCGCTGGTCAGCCTGTGGGTGGTGATCGCCTTTTACCTGATTGCCATCTTCGCCGAGTTTCTGGCGCCCACCGATCCCTCGGCCTACAATCCGCGCTATACCTATGCGCCGCCACAGGGCATCAATTTCGTGGCCGTGCAGGAAGACGGCAGCTGGACCTTCGGGCCCTATGTCTATGGCTACAAGACCGAAATCGACCCGGTCGCGCTGCGCCGCACCTTTGTGATCGACGAGACCGAGCGGCTGCCAATCACGCTGTTTGCCGAGAGCAAGCCGTATCTGCTGGCCGGCTTCATCCCGATGTCGACCAAGCTGTTCGGCGTGTCGGTGCCGCGGGCCCCACTTTATGTGCTGGGTGCGGACCGATTGGGCCGTGACCTGTTGAGCCGATTGATCCACGGGACGCGCATTTCGCTTTCCATCGGTCTGGCCGGTGTGACGATGAGCCTGTTCTTCGGCATCATCATTGGCGGGTTTGCCGGCTATTATGGCGGCTGGTTCGACAGTGCGGTGATGCGTGTGGTGGAGTTCATCCGCTCCATGCCGACCATTCCGCTCTGGCTAGGTCTGGCCGCTGCCATGCCCAAGGACTGGACGGCGCTGCAGACCTATTTCGCCATCACCATCATCCTGAGCCTGATCGGCTGGACCGAGCTGGCGCGGGTGGTGCGGGGGCGCTTCCTGAGCCTGCGCACCGAGGATTTCGTGACCGCTGCGCAGCTGGATGGGGCCAGCGACTGGCGCATCATCACCCGGCACATGGTGCCCAGCTTCACCAGCCACATCATTGCGGCGGCGACGCTGGCCATTCCGGGCATGATCCTGGCTGAAACCGCGCTGAGCTTTCTTGGGCTGGGGCTGCAGGCCCCGATCGTGAGCTGGGGGACGCTGCTGCAGGACGCGCAGAATATCCGCACGCTGGCGACCGCGCCGTGGCTGCTGACGCCGGGCATCTGCGTGGTCATCATCATTCTGGCAATGAACTTTTTCGGAGACGGCCTTCGTGATGCCGCTGATCCACATGGGCGATGAGATGATGACTATGCGCGCTGACGATACCACCACCCGCATTGCCTCCCCTTCGTGGGGAGGGACCAAGGGTGGGGGTTCTCCGACAATCGCAGAGGCAAGGTCATGAGCAAACCTCTTCTGAAAATCGACAATATGTCGATCGTGTTTTCCTCGCCCGATGAGGCCGATATCGAAGCCGTGCGGCAGGTCGATCTGAGCCTGACGCCGGGCAAGACCCTGGCGCTGGTGGGCGAAAGCGGCTGCGGCAAGTCGGTGACCGCGCGCGCCGTGCTGCGACTGCTCGACAAGAATGCCGATGTGCGCACCGGCAGTATCGTGTTCACCCCGGCGGGGGAGGACGCCACCGATATTGCCCGGCTCAAGCCGGACAGCCTGGCGATGCGGCGCATTCGCGGCAACCAGATCTCGATGATCTTTCAGGAGCCGATGAGCTCGCTATCGCCGGTGCATACGATTGGCGACCAGATTGACGAGATGATGACCATTCACGAGGGGCTGGGCGGCAAGGCGGCGCGCGAGCGTACCGTGGCGCTGCTCGACCAGGTCGGCGTGCCCGGCGCACGCGAGCGGGCCGATGCATATCCGTTTCAGCTGTCGGGTGGATTGCGTCAGCGGGCGATGATCGCCATGGCGCTGGCGTGCACACCGCAATTGCTGATTGCCGATGAGCCGACCACGGCGCTGGATGTCACGACGCAGGCGCAAATTCTGGATCTGCTGCGCCAGCTGCAGGCCGATTTCGGCATGGCGATGCTGTTCATCACCCATGATCTGGGCGTGGTGGCGGAAATCGCCGACGAGGTGGCGGTGATGTATCTGGGCGATGTGGTGGAGCAGGGCAGCGTGTTCGACGTGTTCTCGGCGCCCAGGCATCCCTACACGCAGGCGCTGATGAACTCGATCCCCAAGATGTCGCGCAAGGCGGACCGGGTGCGACTGAACCCGATCAAGGGCACGGTGCCCGCACCCAAGGACCGGCCAACAGGCTGTGCCTTTACCAGCCGCTGCCCGCATGCGTTCGAGCCCTGCGCCAGCGTGCGTCCGGTGCGTACCGATGTGGGCAATGGGCATCATGCGCGGTGTCATCTGCTGACCCAGGCGCCGGTGGAGGCAATGGCATGAGTACGCTGCTGAGTGTGGAGCATCTCTCCAAGCATTTTACCCTGAGTGGCGGGTTGATCGGCAAGGAACGCCGGCTCGATGCGCTGACCGATATCAATCTGACCGTGGAGGCCGGCGAGACGCTGGCCATTGTCGGCGAGAGCGGCTGTGGCAAGACCACGCTGGGGCGCTGCATCATTCAGGCGCAGCCGGTCAGCGAAGGCAAGGTCGTCTATCATCCCAAGAGCGGCGGCGATGTCGAGCTGACAGCGCTGACCAAGCGCGAGATCAAGCCATGGCGGCAAGACATCCGCATGATCTTTCAGGACCCGATGAGCTCGCTGAATCCCAATATGCGGGTGTTCGATATCGTGGCCGAGCCGCTGCGCATTCACAAGATCGCCAAGGGCAAGGCGCTGGAGGAGCTGGTGATCTCGACGCTGGAAAAGGTCGGGATCCCCGCCGAAGCAGCAGGCCGCTATCCGCATGCGTTTTCGGGCGGCCAGCGTCAGCGTATCGGTATTGCCCGGGCACTGGTGCTGGACCCCAAGCTGGTGATTGCCGATGAGGCGGTGTCCGCGCTGGACGTCTCGATCCAGGCGCAGGTGCTCAATCTGCTCGAGGACCTCAAGGCGGAGTTCGGGCTGACCTATATCTTCATCAGCCATGATCTGGGCGTGGTGAACTACATCGCGGACCGGGTGGTGGTGATGTATCTGGGCCATGTGGTGGAGAATGCGCCCACCGAAATGCTGTTTGAGCGACCACGCCATCCCTATAGCGAATTGCTGCTTGAGGCGCTGCCGATTGCCGACCCGTTGCGGCGCAAGGGGCGCAGCGCCGAAGTGCGCGGGGAAATCCCCTATCTGGGCAATCGGCCGGTTGGCTGCCCTTTCCACACACGCTGCAAATATGCCGAAGACCGCTGCCGGACCGAACGGCCGGCGCTGCGCCCGATCAACGGGACAGCCCAGGAAGCGGCCTGCCATTTTGCCGAGAAACTTGAATTGAGTGGCGCCTATGATGACGCGCCAGCGAGGACCTATGCCTAGATGACTTATGATCCTGTGAGCGCCAATCCTCTTTCTGGCAATCCTCTGACGAGCCGCGATGATGTGGTTGGGGGGCTGCACGCCCTGTTTGACCCGCTGCTGCCTTATTTTTCCGAAGGCGGGGCGCGCGTGCGGCTTGATGGGGCCGCGGCGCATTTTGACCGCGCAGCGGCCGACCTCGAAGGGTTTGCCCGGCCGCTATGGGGGCTGACGCCGCTGGCGGTGGGCGGTGGCAGTTTTGAACACTGGGAGCTGTATCGGCGCGGACTGGCCAATGGCACAGACCCCGAGCATCCTGAATATTGGGGGGCGGTCAATTCGACCGACCAGCGCATGGTTGAGCTGGCCGCGATCGGCTTCACCATGCGGATGGTGCCCCAGCATGTCTGGGCGCCGCTGTCGCAGAAGGCCAAGGACAATCTGGCGGCCTATCTGCTGCATGCGCGCCAGTTCGATTATGCGGACAATAATTGGAAGTTCTTCCGCATTCTGGTCGATCTGGGGCTGGAGGAATGCGGCGTCGATTTCGACCGTTCGCTGACCGAGAAATATCTCGAGGAGCTGGACGGGTTCTATCTGGGCGAGGGCTGGTATCGCGACGGCAATGTGCGCCGCATTGACCACTACATTCCCTTCGCCATGCATTTTTACGGTCTGATCTACGCCAAGCTGGCGCGCGGCGACGAGAAGCGCGTTGCTGCCTATAAGGAGCGCGCAGTGGCGTTCGCGAAGGATATCCGCCACTGGTTTGACGAGGATGGTGGCACGCTGGCCTTCGGGCGCAGCCTGACCTATCGCTTTGCCTGTGGCGGCTTCTGGGGCGCGCTGGCGTTTGCTGATGTGGAGGCGCTGCCCTGGGGCGAAATCAAGGGCCAGTTCATGCGTCATCTGCGCTGGTGGGCAGACAAGCCAATTGCCCATGGCAATGGCGTGCTCTCGGTCGGCTATGGCTATCCCAACCTGTTCATGAGCGAGAGCTATAATTCGGCAGGCTCGCCCTATTGGGCGCTCAAGGCCTTTCTGCCGCTGGCGCTGGGGGCCGATCACCCGTTCTGGACCGCTGAGGAAACCCCGGCTGTCATCGACGAGACGCCCATTCCGCTCAAGCATCCCGGCATGGTGATGATGCATACCAAGGGCAATGTGGTGGCGCTGTCGAGCGGCCAGCAGAACTGGCAGATGCGCAATGGCACCGAAAAATACGCCAAGTTCGTCTATTCCAGCCG
The DNA window shown above is from Devosia litorisediminis and carries:
- a CDS encoding ABC transporter substrate-binding protein, which translates into the protein MRHDANFGRMRGRSGLRLAGAVALSALLAAAGPALAQQAPELDALVASGDLPPLEERLPANPLVLNADSIGTYGGTWHMGMRGGGDNGLIVKTVAYEGLVRFDQEWKTVVPNLAESWEANEDATEYTFHLRQGVKWSDGTPFTSADIEFAVEIYNDPDYPAGSWIDNVNNPVHLEVIDDYTFKFRFDQPNGMLMDEMASVNGIHITSLQKAYCSQFHPKYNENAAAEAEAKGFSSWALYLQDRCAWGWETIRFSNPDLPTLYAWVIDQPLSANASHVTWDRNPYYWKVDAEGNQLPYMDHLDMRVSESIEELTLLALNGEIDFQERHIATNTNKPLFYDGQEAGDYHLGEIIPSASNTLVLQLNFNHDDPVKRALYQDKNFRIGISEAIDREEIVDVVFTGQGEPFQVAPRPESPFYDEELAKQYTEFNPESAIEHLEAAGLTETNGDGVRLMSDGRPAKITVDVISSLRPEWIDILEIMQLQLSSVGIEIELNNIDRTLFYDKRPGNEFDAQVWAGDGGLEVVQEPRYYFPANDESVWAWRWAQWFNGTRPEIAEEPADWAKEQMELYKQIRSSSDPDQRADLMKQILAITKEQFPVIGVSLMPNGYSIIKNNLGNAPETMFNAWLFPTPSPMDPATWYFK
- a CDS encoding ABC transporter permease produces the protein MVQFVIRRFIAMVLTMFAISFVAFAIIQLPPGDYLTAYIAQLSATGEQVDPKVIENLRQQYGLGEPYLVQYWKWVSGIMVGNFGQSFEWKRPVSELIWGRLGNSILLEGIAVIAMWLIALPIGVYAAVRKYSLGDYLATVLGFIGLAVPNFFFALILMYLSFTWFGETIGGLYSPEFENARWSLAKLWDFLSNAWIPVLVLATAGTAELIRILRANLLDELKKPYVTTARAKGLPEWRVILKYPVRLALNPLVSTIGWLLPALVSGSVIVSVVMNLPTAGPMLLRSLTTQDMYLAGAIILLLSVLTVVGTLISDILLAWIDPRIRYGGK
- a CDS encoding ABC transporter permease is translated as MTMNIHADDGTLSMAEVTPKKAVRESQTALMWRRFKRHKLALVSLWVVIAFYLIAIFAEFLAPTDPSAYNPRYTYAPPQGINFVAVQEDGSWTFGPYVYGYKTEIDPVALRRTFVIDETERLPITLFAESKPYLLAGFIPMSTKLFGVSVPRAPLYVLGADRLGRDLLSRLIHGTRISLSIGLAGVTMSLFFGIIIGGFAGYYGGWFDSAVMRVVEFIRSMPTIPLWLGLAAAMPKDWTALQTYFAITIILSLIGWTELARVVRGRFLSLRTEDFVTAAQLDGASDWRIITRHMVPSFTSHIIAAATLAIPGMILAETALSFLGLGLQAPIVSWGTLLQDAQNIRTLATAPWLLTPGICVVIIILAMNFFGDGLRDAADPHGR
- a CDS encoding ABC transporter ATP-binding protein; protein product: MSKPLLKIDNMSIVFSSPDEADIEAVRQVDLSLTPGKTLALVGESGCGKSVTARAVLRLLDKNADVRTGSIVFTPAGEDATDIARLKPDSLAMRRIRGNQISMIFQEPMSSLSPVHTIGDQIDEMMTIHEGLGGKAARERTVALLDQVGVPGARERADAYPFQLSGGLRQRAMIAMALACTPQLLIADEPTTALDVTTQAQILDLLRQLQADFGMAMLFITHDLGVVAEIADEVAVMYLGDVVEQGSVFDVFSAPRHPYTQALMNSIPKMSRKADRVRLNPIKGTVPAPKDRPTGCAFTSRCPHAFEPCASVRPVRTDVGNGHHARCHLLTQAPVEAMA
- a CDS encoding ABC transporter ATP-binding protein, producing MSTLLSVEHLSKHFTLSGGLIGKERRLDALTDINLTVEAGETLAIVGESGCGKTTLGRCIIQAQPVSEGKVVYHPKSGGDVELTALTKREIKPWRQDIRMIFQDPMSSLNPNMRVFDIVAEPLRIHKIAKGKALEELVISTLEKVGIPAEAAGRYPHAFSGGQRQRIGIARALVLDPKLVIADEAVSALDVSIQAQVLNLLEDLKAEFGLTYIFISHDLGVVNYIADRVVVMYLGHVVENAPTEMLFERPRHPYSELLLEALPIADPLRRKGRSAEVRGEIPYLGNRPVGCPFHTRCKYAEDRCRTERPALRPINGTAQEAACHFAEKLELSGAYDDAPARTYA
- a CDS encoding DUF2264 domain-containing protein gives rise to the protein MTYDPVSANPLSGNPLTSRDDVVGGLHALFDPLLPYFSEGGARVRLDGAAAHFDRAAADLEGFARPLWGLTPLAVGGGSFEHWELYRRGLANGTDPEHPEYWGAVNSTDQRMVELAAIGFTMRMVPQHVWAPLSQKAKDNLAAYLLHARQFDYADNNWKFFRILVDLGLEECGVDFDRSLTEKYLEELDGFYLGEGWYRDGNVRRIDHYIPFAMHFYGLIYAKLARGDEKRVAAYKERAVAFAKDIRHWFDEDGGTLAFGRSLTYRFACGGFWGALAFADVEALPWGEIKGQFMRHLRWWADKPIAHGNGVLSVGYGYPNLFMSESYNSAGSPYWALKAFLPLALGADHPFWTAEETPAVIDETPIPLKHPGMVMMHTKGNVVALSSGQQNWQMRNGTEKYAKFVYSSRYGFSVEVDERAYHQGAFDGALAFSDDGRHYRVRETNEVAQIAGDTLYARWKPWSDVSVETWLLPANPWHIRVHRITTPRALHATEGGFAIGRADLNADRLREEAGRAVAHSATDLSVIVDLAGTRDGRTQKAYPNTNLIVSKTLVPQLRGDIAAGTTVLVTAAMAMPAGSDAEAALNKPPAAPDLAALEALFARAGIDVSAILVPERF